In [Leptolyngbya] sp. PCC 7376, a genomic segment contains:
- the rpmI gene encoding 50S ribosomal protein L35, whose protein sequence is MPKLKTRRAAAKRFKVTGSGKKITRRKAFKNHLLNHKSSEQKRRRLSGAALVHETDEKAVRLMMPYS, encoded by the coding sequence ATGCCTAAACTAAAAACACGTCGCGCTGCTGCGAAGCGATTTAAAGTGACGGGAAGCGGCAAAAAAATCACTCGTCGTAAAGCTTTCAAGAATCACCTCCTCAACCACAAGAGCTCTGAGCAGAAGCGTCGTCGTCTTTCTGGTGCGGCTCTTGTCCATGAGACCGATGAGAAGGCAGTACGCCTCATGATGCCCTACTCCTAA
- a CDS encoding mechanosensitive ion channel family protein: protein MACVLTILSHSPALANFGVFNVLLPESDLANVLPNDGTELVIERCVYLDGRCVFKVAAPRSELDTRLNYIQKQLNRVKRLYREGAESNLVVRQNVEGNFNNIVIDINGESLRLMTVTRWDAKLQGDTIPDRTTQIIDQVEASLGRSRDERLPTFLKRQGILAAGVFGVVIVLNLVGRAWYNKLEKRRKHEEAFPQNKNLISTQLTLRQFHNVQEVQYRLCQLLQWGAIATALFINIGLFPQTRIAQVWLLRIFQYPLIIAFITIAAYLAIRISYALIAKANQFFTAGALDAFAFITQESNQRLQLRVNTFSQVARSIVTFIILAIALLVFFWILHIDIAPILAGAGIIGIVISFAAQNLLKDIINGFCIIFEDQYAVGDVINVGEVAGFVEQVNLRITQLRDEEGRLITIPNSEVRIVANLTNEWSRASLNIPVAYQTDVDQALKVINKTAWEMREDKFWSTLILEDPLLLGVDNFNERGMVIKLWIKTLPLKQWDVAREYRRRLKYAFEAVDIQMPTIQNEIWLKQMPNNKSGDSSEQLNIFQKK from the coding sequence ATGGCTTGTGTGCTGACTATTCTGTCTCACAGTCCAGCACTGGCAAATTTTGGTGTATTCAATGTTTTGCTACCAGAGTCTGACCTCGCCAATGTTTTGCCGAATGATGGCACAGAATTGGTAATTGAACGGTGTGTGTATCTTGATGGTCGCTGTGTGTTTAAAGTGGCAGCACCACGCTCTGAGCTGGATACTCGCCTCAACTACATTCAAAAGCAACTGAATCGAGTCAAGCGACTTTACCGAGAAGGAGCAGAGAGCAATTTGGTCGTGCGTCAAAATGTGGAGGGCAATTTCAATAATATTGTTATCGATATTAACGGTGAATCGTTGCGACTAATGACGGTTACTCGTTGGGATGCGAAGTTACAAGGGGATACCATTCCAGACCGAACCACCCAAATTATTGATCAGGTAGAAGCCAGTTTAGGTCGTAGTCGCGATGAAAGGCTTCCTACTTTTCTCAAACGCCAGGGAATTTTAGCTGCTGGCGTTTTCGGGGTGGTGATCGTCTTAAATTTGGTTGGACGAGCTTGGTACAACAAATTAGAGAAACGCCGAAAACATGAGGAAGCCTTCCCTCAAAATAAAAACCTCATTTCAACCCAACTCACTCTGCGCCAATTCCATAATGTCCAAGAGGTGCAATACCGTCTCTGCCAACTCCTCCAGTGGGGGGCGATCGCCACAGCCCTTTTTATTAACATTGGCCTCTTTCCTCAAACTCGTATTGCTCAAGTTTGGCTGCTGAGGATTTTTCAGTATCCGCTCATTATTGCGTTCATCACCATTGCGGCCTATCTCGCCATCCGCATTAGCTATGCCCTCATCGCCAAGGCCAATCAATTTTTTACAGCTGGTGCCCTCGATGCCTTTGCTTTCATCACCCAGGAGTCAAATCAACGGCTACAACTCCGGGTCAATACCTTTTCACAAGTGGCACGCAGTATCGTCACATTTATTATTTTGGCGATCGCCCTGCTGGTCTTTTTCTGGATTTTACACATAGATATTGCCCCAATCCTCGCAGGTGCTGGGATTATCGGTATCGTCATTTCCTTCGCGGCTCAGAATTTACTCAAAGACATCATCAACGGCTTTTGCATTATTTTCGAAGACCAATATGCTGTCGGTGATGTGATTAATGTTGGTGAGGTAGCGGGGTTTGTGGAACAAGTAAATCTACGCATTACCCAACTCCGCGATGAAGAGGGTCGTCTAATCACTATTCCCAACAGCGAAGTCCGTATTGTCGCCAACCTCACTAACGAATGGTCACGAGCTAGCCTCAATATCCCAGTTGCCTACCAAACCGATGTCGATCAAGCCCTCAAAGTCATCAATAAAACAGCTTGGGAAATGCGTGAAGATAAATTTTGGAGCACATTAATCCTTGAAGACCCACTGCTTTTAGGTGTAGATAACTTTAATGAGCGAGGCATGGTCATCAAATTATGGATTAAAACCCTACCACTCAAACAATGGGATGTTGCCCGCGAATATCGCCGTCGTTTAAAGTACGCCTTTGAAGCTGTCGATATTCAGATGCCAACCATTCAAAATGAAATCTGGCTGAAGCAAATGCCCAATAATAAGAGTGGCGATAGCTCAGAACAACTCAACATCTTTCAGAAAAAATAA
- a CDS encoding DUF11 domain-containing protein, producing the protein MASKKPQRHQNFFQRFPALIWQAWLGLFYGVMDWLLPKSWRDPEQPASKLPILGVLQRRSQISFQRGKARQQRWWDRNTDFPNVTRWVRRWRFRILGVVSAIFFLFLNFVVFISPARAIVNVVPAFDPPSIDPGGVSTAIVQIFNAETFQLTNADLTVNLPSGMDIANPTNAMTDCGSGIVNATIGQSVFDLEGGTVPPRVGSTDGTCTFRVSITTTMQGTSNLVIPANALTTAEGETNSAAGSVGLTVNPVDDPSLSKSFSPSTIFVNNGTPGAVNESTLQVVIANNSTVDLTEVNLTDDLPAGVTTNGPATKDDATCVGGSISQTSTSVTLSNVTIPGRATCTFSVPVVSSTTGSFTNTLAAGSINTRQGVSNASPATADLNVQNSITAPTIEKEFRNDPIGIGDPAVLRINISNESDLVDLQGVELIDIFTDPNIIVADPPNAFIETNGDCAIGGFVDDASGTPGNPAAGDTFFGIQGVTIPAGRTCRIEVDVTATAGGVLPNIIPIGSLSSTQGVTNSNQASDNLRAAEIIVGKNYANGNVANLNVPTTLTITLENTIDSSLTNVQFTDVFTDNSPPLEIAATPNLSTTCGGTPTAIAGSNQVSLSGGTIPANSSCTVTVDVVATGATAGTNRNDIDPGDVTADGGISNRFRARRDLEVNDVASIELEKQFRDDPVNINERSRFRLRIRPDSNVTDLSVTDTLPAGLVIDNPANITTNSNCRDDTGAPLTITAVPGSNTLAASGVEILSGQRCNIQANVVSDTNGSYFNEVPIGAITTNEGSTNTSPASDTLNVIGINLAKEFTPSIIAPGGRSRLRVTFTNNQAFSLTDVNLTDNFPPDTTAIAVANPPNASTTCGGVASATAGGTSLSLTGGTIPAQVGAVPGICTLEVDVTSTESSGNYVNTIPADSMTTAEGISNLEEATATLEFSPLTLTVAKSFNPLSVTAGTASELTVQLFNPSPSEEYLDVSFVDNMPTGMQVFAPPNASTTCTDGVISANSGDGSFSLSGATLPANSSCIVTLDVTSTVNATLINTIPVAGASTFQGATNTTPATASLANSPGVGVAKEFTPNIVEPGGTSRLTITVINGNDTQALTDLDLTDVMPVGVDLAATPNIANDCGGTVNPNTAADPDQLELTGASLGTESTCQFSADVVVTNPGSYENQIPAGSITTAEGASNPVAVSDTLVAAQRPSITKAFSPDVINPGGTSTLTLNLGNTNTNPITLTSTLTDTLPTNVAIASTPNIGGTCTNGDITATAGGGTVTYANGAAIPNGGCTISVDVTSTVSGSYTNTIPAGDLQTTAGNNPDPATDDLLVRTPPSIAKSFSPNSIAPNGTSVLTITLSNVNADPQTLTSDLIDTLPDDVVIAGTPNIGGTCTTSSVTAVAGSNMVTYATGAIIPNGSCTITVDVTAATEGTKTNVIPVGELVTDVGSNNTPATDDLIVTTTVSTDAELILVKRISAVRRGGAILGTGDRPGGQDTFVFNDFVAAPGETEPTILARAAEDNDPNWPDPDNTYLSGALDAGEIQPGDEVEYTIYFLNSGDASAESVRLCDVVPDNMSYVPSSMELFLDNTDPIGSPTSPEAGTLLNATSGLSDSYLDGDRGSFYPPGIAPVPSTLCQRGSTNVDSGSTNTTGAVVIQIVDSTTTPSQIDGATAPGTPPNSYGFIRFRVTTE; encoded by the coding sequence ATGGCTTCTAAGAAACCCCAACGCCACCAAAACTTTTTCCAGCGATTCCCCGCCTTAATCTGGCAAGCTTGGCTTGGCTTGTTCTACGGCGTAATGGACTGGCTCTTACCAAAGTCTTGGCGTGACCCAGAGCAGCCAGCTTCTAAGCTGCCAATCTTGGGAGTATTGCAGCGACGGAGTCAGATTAGCTTTCAGCGAGGGAAAGCACGTCAACAACGCTGGTGGGATAGAAATACGGATTTCCCGAATGTGACGCGATGGGTGAGGCGTTGGAGATTTAGGATTCTAGGGGTTGTCTCTGCGATCTTCTTCCTATTCTTAAACTTCGTTGTCTTTATCTCTCCTGCCCGGGCGATCGTTAACGTTGTACCTGCGTTTGATCCGCCTAGTATTGACCCTGGTGGTGTTTCGACAGCCATTGTCCAGATTTTTAATGCGGAGACCTTTCAGCTTACAAATGCAGATTTGACAGTTAACCTTCCTTCAGGGATGGACATCGCAAACCCAACAAATGCGATGACTGACTGTGGATCTGGGATTGTGAATGCAACAATTGGACAGTCAGTCTTTGACTTAGAGGGTGGCACGGTACCTCCCCGTGTAGGAAGTACTGATGGAACCTGTACGTTCAGAGTCAGTATTACAACAACGATGCAGGGCACAAGTAACTTAGTTATTCCTGCAAATGCTTTAACGACTGCTGAAGGAGAAACGAATTCTGCGGCAGGTTCTGTTGGTTTGACAGTGAACCCTGTTGATGACCCGAGTTTATCGAAATCTTTTAGCCCAAGCACTATTTTTGTCAATAACGGTACTCCTGGAGCTGTTAATGAGTCGACTTTGCAAGTTGTTATCGCGAATAACAGTACTGTCGACCTGACAGAAGTAAATCTCACAGATGATTTGCCAGCTGGTGTGACAACAAACGGACCAGCAACAAAAGATGATGCTACATGTGTTGGAGGGTCAATCTCACAGACCTCGACTTCTGTGACTTTATCTAATGTCACTATTCCAGGCAGAGCTACTTGTACTTTTAGTGTTCCTGTTGTTTCTAGCACTACTGGAAGCTTCACCAATACTTTGGCTGCTGGTAGCATTAATACGAGGCAAGGAGTCAGTAATGCAAGTCCCGCAACGGCAGATCTAAATGTTCAAAACAGTATTACGGCTCCAACAATAGAGAAAGAATTTCGGAATGATCCCATTGGTATTGGGGATCCCGCTGTTCTCAGAATTAATATTTCGAATGAGTCTGATCTTGTTGATTTGCAAGGGGTTGAGCTGATTGATATATTTACCGACCCAAATATTATTGTTGCTGATCCTCCTAACGCATTCATCGAAACGAATGGTGATTGTGCCATAGGCGGTTTTGTCGATGATGCTTCAGGTACTCCAGGGAACCCAGCTGCTGGAGATACTTTTTTCGGGATTCAAGGAGTGACGATCCCTGCAGGGAGAACTTGTCGTATTGAAGTTGATGTAACCGCAACTGCAGGAGGTGTTTTACCAAATATAATTCCTATTGGTTCACTCAGCTCAACTCAAGGTGTCACGAACAGCAATCAAGCTAGTGATAATTTGCGAGCTGCAGAAATTATCGTTGGGAAAAACTATGCTAATGGCAACGTAGCGAATCTCAATGTCCCGACGACTCTGACAATCACCCTCGAAAACACAATTGATTCATCTTTGACAAATGTTCAATTCACAGATGTTTTCACTGATAATTCTCCGCCACTTGAAATTGCGGCTACTCCAAATCTAAGTACCACTTGTGGAGGTACACCAACAGCAATAGCTGGGAGTAACCAAGTTAGTTTGAGTGGTGGTACGATTCCGGCGAATAGTAGCTGTACTGTGACTGTCGATGTTGTCGCTACTGGTGCTACAGCTGGAACCAATAGGAATGATATTGACCCAGGAGATGTCACTGCAGATGGCGGGATCAGTAATAGATTCCGTGCTCGAAGGGATCTAGAAGTTAATGATGTTGCATCTATTGAATTAGAGAAACAGTTCCGTGATGATCCAGTCAATATCAATGAACGTTCTCGATTCAGACTGCGAATTCGGCCTGATTCGAATGTTACGGATCTAAGCGTGACAGATACTTTGCCTGCAGGCTTAGTCATTGATAATCCTGCTAACATTACCACTAACAGTAATTGTCGTGATGACACCGGAGCTCCTCTAACAATTACAGCAGTTCCGGGTAGCAATACTCTTGCAGCGAGTGGTGTGGAAATTCTTAGTGGTCAACGATGTAATATCCAAGCCAATGTCGTATCTGACACTAATGGCAGCTATTTCAATGAAGTTCCAATTGGGGCAATTACGACGAATGAAGGTTCTACTAATACAAGTCCCGCTAGCGATACTTTAAATGTTATAGGCATTAATCTTGCGAAAGAATTCACGCCAAGCATAATTGCTCCGGGAGGTCGTAGCCGCCTACGGGTGACTTTTACTAATAATCAAGCTTTTAGCCTTACAGATGTCAATTTGACTGATAATTTCCCGCCAGATACGACGGCGATCGCCGTTGCTAATCCGCCAAATGCTAGTACAACCTGTGGCGGAGTAGCAAGTGCAACGGCCGGTGGAACCAGCCTTAGTCTTACGGGAGGAACAATACCAGCCCAAGTCGGTGCTGTACCAGGTATATGTACTTTAGAGGTAGATGTAACTAGTACTGAAAGTAGTGGAAACTATGTGAATACGATTCCTGCTGATTCTATGACGACTGCCGAAGGAATCTCCAACCTTGAAGAAGCAACAGCCACTTTAGAATTTTCTCCTTTGACCTTGACTGTTGCTAAAAGCTTTAACCCCTTAAGTGTGACAGCAGGAACCGCATCAGAACTTACAGTTCAGCTATTTAACCCTTCTCCATCAGAAGAATATCTTGATGTTTCGTTTGTCGATAATATGCCAACAGGTATGCAAGTTTTTGCGCCACCCAATGCATCTACAACCTGTACTGATGGTGTTATTTCTGCAAATTCTGGAGATGGATCTTTTAGTCTCTCTGGAGCAACACTTCCAGCCAACAGTAGCTGTATCGTTACCTTGGACGTAACCTCGACAGTAAACGCGACCTTAATTAATACAATTCCGGTTGCAGGAGCCTCAACATTCCAAGGTGCGACAAACACCACACCAGCAACGGCTAGTTTGGCGAATTCTCCTGGTGTTGGTGTCGCTAAAGAATTCACGCCAAATATCGTCGAACCTGGTGGAACTTCTCGCTTAACAATCACTGTGATTAACGGTAATGACACCCAAGCATTGACCGATCTTGACCTGACTGATGTGATGCCTGTGGGTGTTGATCTTGCTGCTACTCCAAATATTGCGAATGATTGTGGTGGAACAGTTAATCCCAATACAGCGGCTGATCCCGATCAGCTAGAGTTGACTGGGGCGAGCTTAGGTACAGAGTCTACTTGTCAATTCTCAGCCGATGTTGTGGTCACTAACCCTGGTAGTTATGAAAACCAAATACCAGCAGGCTCAATTACCACAGCAGAAGGGGCATCGAACCCAGTAGCGGTTAGTGACACGTTAGTTGCGGCGCAGCGCCCATCTATTACCAAAGCTTTCTCTCCGGATGTTATTAACCCTGGTGGTACTTCAACACTCACTTTAAACCTCGGAAATACGAACACAAATCCTATTACTTTAACTAGTACTCTTACAGATACTCTGCCGACAAATGTTGCCATTGCATCGACTCCGAATATTGGAGGAACCTGCACTAATGGGGATATCACGGCGACAGCAGGAGGTGGCACTGTCACTTATGCGAATGGTGCGGCCATTCCTAATGGAGGCTGTACAATCTCAGTGGATGTGACATCTACAGTGAGCGGTAGTTATACAAATACAATTCCGGCGGGTGATTTACAGACCACTGCTGGCAACAATCCAGATCCTGCTACTGATGATTTATTAGTTCGGACTCCACCCTCCATTGCCAAGTCATTTAGTCCCAATAGCATTGCTCCGAACGGAACCTCGGTGTTGACCATAACTCTTAGTAATGTCAATGCTGATCCTCAAACACTCACATCTGATTTGATTGATACTTTGCCAGATGATGTCGTGATTGCTGGGACTCCGAATATTGGCGGGACTTGTACGACGAGTTCTGTAACGGCAGTAGCAGGGTCTAATATGGTGACCTATGCTACTGGCGCCATTATTCCAAATGGTAGTTGTACGATTACTGTTGATGTAACGGCTGCAACAGAGGGTACTAAAACTAACGTGATTCCAGTCGGAGAGCTCGTTACAGATGTCGGAAGTAACAACACTCCAGCAACGGATGATCTCATTGTTACGACCACTGTCTCGACAGATGCAGAGTTGATTCTTGTGAAGCGAATCAGTGCAGTACGACGTGGTGGGGCAATTTTAGGAACTGGCGATCGCCCAGGTGGTCAAGACACATTTGTGTTTAACGATTTTGTTGCTGCTCCGGGAGAGACAGAGCCCACTATCTTGGCAAGAGCCGCCGAGGACAATGATCCTAACTGGCCAGATCCAGATAATACTTATCTGTCTGGCGCGTTAGATGCGGGCGAAATCCAACCTGGTGATGAAGTGGAATATACAATCTACTTTCTCAATAGCGGTGATGCGTCAGCTGAGTCAGTGAGACTTTGTGATGTTGTTCCAGACAACATGAGCTATGTACCGAGCAGTATGGAACTTTTTCTCGATAATACTGACCCCATCGGCAGTCCAACTTCACCGGAGGCAGGGACTTTGCTGAATGCAACGAGTGGTTTGTCTGATAGCTATCTAGATGGTGATCGCGGGTCATTTTACCCGCCAGGTATTGCGCCTGTTCCTTCAACATTGTGTCAACGTGGCTCAACTAATGTGGACTCTGGATCAACAAATACTACTGGTGCTGTCGTCATCCAAATTGTCGATTCGACGACGACACCTAGTCAGATTGATGGTGCTACCGCGCCTGGAACGCCACCAAACTCATACGGCTTTATTCGCTTCCGGGTAACTACTGAATAA
- a CDS encoding DMT family transporter — protein MQSSELSQSKERSAYILAIATLTFALIAISFAPIFIRLSETELGANATIFNRMFIFLLVFGFGRFLARGQQEEDEAETTTQDITTSQWWLLGGVGVISIISLVLWAISLQYTTVAKCMLLNNLTPIFTSLGSWLLFGKKFDRRFLIGMAIALTGALALGFEDLKGGEGLLIGDILAILSAVFLGTYFLMVEQLRSNFDATTILLWRCGVGSAMLVPLVFFTEGQFFPTTKIAIIAVLGLGILCEGFGQRLIAACMDQLSCSFVSLFLLLEPIVSALLAWAIFTEALGFTTWLGFAVVLTGIYLAQSSSAAVQEA, from the coding sequence ATGCAGTCTTCTGAGCTCTCTCAATCTAAAGAACGGTCAGCCTATATTTTGGCGATCGCCACCCTTACCTTTGCGTTAATTGCCATTTCATTCGCCCCCATTTTCATTCGACTGAGTGAAACAGAGCTGGGTGCTAATGCAACGATATTTAACCGGATGTTTATCTTTTTGCTGGTGTTTGGATTTGGACGATTCTTAGCGCGCGGACAACAGGAAGAAGACGAAGCCGAGACTACAACACAAGACATCACGACATCCCAATGGTGGTTGCTTGGTGGAGTGGGGGTCATTTCAATTATTTCGTTGGTGCTCTGGGCTATTTCGCTTCAATACACTACCGTCGCCAAATGTATGCTGCTCAATAATCTCACCCCCATTTTTACGAGCTTGGGGAGTTGGCTCTTGTTTGGCAAAAAGTTTGATCGCAGATTTCTCATCGGTATGGCGATCGCCCTCACAGGAGCATTAGCACTAGGATTTGAAGATTTAAAAGGTGGCGAAGGACTATTGATTGGGGATATTTTGGCAATTTTGTCAGCGGTATTTCTCGGCACTTATTTTCTGATGGTGGAGCAACTACGCAGTAACTTTGACGCGACTACGATTCTGCTTTGGCGTTGTGGCGTTGGCAGTGCAATGCTTGTACCTCTCGTTTTTTTCACAGAAGGACAGTTTTTCCCAACAACAAAAATCGCAATTATTGCTGTATTGGGATTGGGAATTCTCTGCGAAGGCTTTGGCCAGAGATTGATTGCAGCCTGTATGGATCAATTGTCCTGTAGCTTTGTGTCGCTCTTTCTCTTACTTGAACCCATCGTTAGTGCACTGTTAGCCTGGGCAATTTTCACGGAGGCTTTGGGCTTCACAACATGGCTCGGATTTGCGGTGGTCCTCACAGGGATTTATCTGGCACAGTCTAGTAGTGCAGCGGTCCAAGAAGCATAA
- the rplT gene encoding 50S ribosomal protein L20 → MPRVKRGNVARKRRKKILKLAKGFRGSHSKLFRTANQQVMKALRNAYRDRRKKKRDFRRLWIVRVNAAARMNGISYSKLTYQLKQSNIEINRKMLAELAVVDPAAFTKIVEVAKSA, encoded by the coding sequence ATGCCAAGAGTTAAGCGCGGTAACGTCGCCCGTAAGCGCCGTAAAAAAATCCTTAAATTAGCGAAAGGTTTTAGAGGTTCTCACTCTAAGCTCTTCCGCACTGCTAATCAGCAGGTTATGAAAGCGCTCCGTAATGCTTACCGCGATCGCCGTAAGAAGAAGCGTGATTTCCGTCGCCTGTGGATCGTTCGTGTAAACGCAGCAGCTCGTATGAATGGTATTTCATACAGCAAGCTGACTTACCAGCTAAAGCAATCCAACATTGAGATTAACCGTAAGATGCTCGCTGAGCTTGCTGTTGTTGATCCCGCAGCTTTCACCAAGATCGTCGAAGTCGCCAAGAGCGCCTAG
- a CDS encoding right-handed parallel beta-helix repeat-containing protein, producing MASSIGRSPQVLANDVDIETPQLYYQVTVNSSLLDEIVPDEGLNLREAIAFLNEDILWEFPANYDELTEEEKAEIHVLSDSEKTQIETLVGEEGHVVQFDLPPEQTKIELTSLLPPIRTHRVEIDGFSQAQFDPETGEFVRPIISLSPAIESIVPRGLAIAADDVTVHGLSIYGFNPLFPDLVFNTISAGLWVGKVHLLPHPDDLVTLPDEYETTIPQNVTLTSNWLGIMPDGKISDLRSAFGIWLHDAANAAVTNNRIIGHDASGLVTGTEATNTTIIDNEIIGNGLAGMPDGIRFGGNVTDTIVDNNLICRNGGSGIYFYRTEGQTNVMNNRIVNNGLDVSRAAIFLSGNDHLISNNLITDQNGSGVAIAAYSESYRNEIVDNQFARLKGLSIDLITRQSVGRQELQVADGKNPSRDSLNRREDTANGAINSPEFLSEAFYPINGKVFFDGVADPSAEIVLYQVQEPNLKSGTLNTKITQTTADEEGRFSFEFNDFELGTVYSAIAYMPEYGTSEPARNTMIQSFQSPVEQQFDATVLPEIPERCRS from the coding sequence TTGGCTAGTTCGATAGGGCGATCGCCGCAGGTCTTAGCGAATGATGTCGATATTGAGACGCCTCAGCTTTACTACCAAGTCACAGTTAACTCTTCGCTACTGGACGAAATCGTTCCAGATGAAGGGCTAAATCTACGGGAGGCGATCGCCTTTTTGAATGAGGATATCCTATGGGAATTCCCCGCAAACTATGATGAGCTAACCGAAGAAGAAAAAGCCGAAATTCATGTCCTTAGTGATTCTGAGAAAACGCAGATCGAAACGCTAGTAGGAGAGGAAGGTCATGTTGTGCAGTTTGACCTTCCTCCTGAACAAACCAAGATTGAGCTAACCAGTTTATTACCACCGATTCGTACCCATCGTGTCGAGATTGATGGGTTCAGTCAAGCCCAATTTGACCCAGAAACTGGCGAGTTTGTCCGACCTATAATTAGTCTTTCTCCCGCGATTGAAAGTATTGTCCCACGGGGCTTAGCCATTGCAGCAGATGATGTGACAGTGCATGGATTGAGCATTTATGGTTTTAATCCGTTATTTCCTGACCTTGTCTTCAATACGATTAGTGCAGGACTTTGGGTGGGGAAAGTTCATCTCTTGCCTCATCCCGATGATCTAGTGACACTACCTGATGAGTATGAAACCACTATCCCTCAAAATGTCACACTTACATCAAATTGGCTAGGTATTATGCCAGATGGCAAAATATCCGATTTACGTTCTGCATTTGGCATTTGGCTCCATGATGCCGCGAACGCCGCAGTTACGAATAATCGAATTATTGGTCATGATGCCAGTGGCTTAGTCACGGGGACTGAGGCTACAAATACAACCATTATTGATAACGAAATTATTGGTAATGGTTTAGCTGGGATGCCCGATGGAATTCGCTTTGGTGGCAATGTCACAGATACTATTGTCGACAATAATCTGATCTGTCGGAATGGCGGCAGTGGTATTTATTTCTATCGCACTGAAGGTCAGACTAATGTGATGAACAATCGCATTGTTAATAATGGCCTCGATGTCTCGCGGGCCGCTATTTTCTTGTCTGGTAATGACCATCTCATTAGTAATAACCTTATCACTGATCAAAATGGCTCTGGTGTGGCGATCGCCGCCTATAGTGAAAGTTATCGCAACGAAATCGTCGATAATCAATTTGCTCGCCTTAAAGGTTTAAGTATTGATCTCATTACCCGTCAGTCTGTCGGTCGCCAAGAACTCCAGGTTGCAGATGGCAAGAACCCCTCCCGTGATTCCCTGAACCGCCGCGAAGACACGGCGAATGGTGCGATTAATTCCCCAGAATTTTTGAGCGAAGCCTTCTATCCTATTAATGGCAAAGTTTTTTTCGATGGCGTTGCTGACCCTAGTGCGGAGATTGTGCTTTACCAAGTCCAAGAGCCAAACCTTAAGAGTGGTACTCTCAACACTAAAATCACCCAAACCACAGCTGATGAAGAAGGTCGCTTTAGTTTCGAATTTAATGACTTTGAATTAGGGACTGTTTATAGTGCGATCGCCTATATGCCTGAATATGGAACATCAGAGCCCGCGCGGAATACGATGATCCAATCTTTCCAATCACCCGTTGAACAACAATTTGACGCTACTGTATTGCCAGAGATACCAGAACGATGTCGTAGCTAA
- a CDS encoding transporter substrate-binding domain-containing protein, with protein MSLFSLHKSVSCLGAAIASIFMTNPLFATPLEDIQERGTIQIAVKENVRPLAFRDGTGELQGLEIDIARRLATELLGDASQIELIPVKNQERLDLLLQGDLDLVVAQLGVNASRQRLVDFSAYYYLDGLGFVTKQAGLSEAHQITTQRVAVLNSSEAIAAVQSYFPSTTLIPVNSYQEALALLENNQADAFAGDHSVLTGWTQEYPNYRLLPAWLEGNALAIALPKGNQHQSLYDEIQTLMAEWRESGWLQDRINHWGLP; from the coding sequence ATGAGCTTGTTTTCCCTGCATAAATCTGTAAGTTGTTTGGGTGCGGCGATCGCCTCCATTTTTATGACCAACCCATTGTTTGCGACTCCTCTCGAAGACATTCAGGAGCGCGGCACAATTCAAATTGCAGTAAAAGAAAATGTTCGTCCCCTAGCCTTTCGGGATGGAACAGGAGAATTGCAAGGCTTAGAAATTGATATTGCCCGTCGCCTCGCCACCGAACTGTTGGGGGATGCATCGCAGATTGAATTGATTCCTGTCAAAAACCAAGAGCGTTTGGATTTGTTATTACAGGGTGACCTAGATTTAGTTGTTGCCCAATTGGGTGTGAATGCGTCGCGCCAAAGGCTAGTAGATTTTAGTGCTTACTATTATCTCGATGGGCTTGGGTTTGTCACAAAACAAGCTGGATTAAGTGAAGCCCACCAAATCACAACACAAAGGGTCGCAGTTCTCAATTCTTCCGAGGCGATCGCCGCTGTCCAGAGTTATTTCCCGTCTACCACATTAATCCCGGTGAATTCTTACCAAGAAGCTTTAGCGCTGCTCGAAAATAATCAGGCTGATGCCTTTGCTGGTGATCATTCCGTGTTGACTGGGTGGACACAAGAATATCCAAATTATCGATTGTTGCCCGCATGGCTTGAAGGAAATGCTTTGGCGATCGCCCTCCCGAAAGGTAACCAGCACCAAAGTCTCTACGACGAAATCCAGACCCTAATGGCAGAATGGCGAGAAAGCGGATGGTTACAGGATCGTATCAATCATTGGGGACTCCCCTAA